The following coding sequences are from one Candidatus Hydrogenedentota bacterium window:
- a CDS encoding Gfo/Idh/MocA family oxidoreductase: MARKLRIGIIGCGKIATVDHVPHYKSIPGVEIVSLLDIKRRQIDKLKDALDLDAKGFTDEVRFLNSGLDAVSICTPNCFHYPQTLAALKHGIHVLCEKPMAATPAECTGMIAAARSKKRVLQINQSLRYLPIYQTMAGLVHKGAIGEPTHVRCIRAGGPTPDIGWSPGAKWFVSKKYQGGLILDIAVHMTDLMRWMAGDISQVAAYVDTRITRIDVPDNVMVLTRFANGATGVLELSWTFPVGAGYLEIYGTKGMLRQGFDPNHPIEVITPGAKHGQYKVAHPKLTKNAKTSQQGFVDAILGKAPSVTPGELGRKAIAMCDAIAKSGQTGKFVSVKRY; the protein is encoded by the coding sequence ATGGCACGCAAGTTGCGCATTGGAATCATCGGTTGCGGCAAGATTGCCACGGTCGACCATGTTCCCCACTACAAAAGCATTCCTGGTGTCGAAATTGTCTCGCTGCTTGATATCAAGCGCAGACAGATCGACAAGCTCAAGGATGCTTTGGATTTGGACGCGAAAGGCTTCACCGATGAAGTCAGGTTTCTGAATTCCGGGCTGGATGCCGTATCCATCTGCACGCCCAATTGTTTCCATTATCCGCAGACGCTTGCTGCGCTGAAGCACGGCATCCACGTGTTGTGCGAGAAGCCCATGGCGGCCACTCCGGCTGAATGCACGGGCATGATCGCCGCCGCCAGGAGCAAGAAACGCGTACTCCAGATTAACCAGAGCCTGCGCTATCTCCCGATTTACCAAACCATGGCGGGCTTGGTGCACAAGGGCGCGATCGGCGAGCCAACGCATGTCCGCTGCATTCGTGCGGGCGGGCCCACGCCGGACATCGGGTGGTCGCCCGGAGCAAAGTGGTTCGTCTCGAAGAAGTACCAGGGCGGTTTGATCCTCGATATCGCCGTGCACATGACCGACCTCATGCGGTGGATGGCAGGCGACATCTCGCAGGTCGCGGCCTACGTCGACACGCGTATCACGCGTATTGACGTGCCGGACAACGTGATGGTCCTGACACGGTTCGCCAACGGAGCCACGGGGGTCTTGGAGTTGAGCTGGACCTTCCCCGTGGGCGCAGGCTATCTCGAAATTTACGGCACCAAGGGCATGCTGCGCCAGGGTTTCGACCCCAACCACCCCATAGAAGTCATAACGCCGGGGGCAAAACACGGCCAATACAAGGTCGCCCATCCCAAACTGACCAAGAACGCGAAAACAAGCCAGCAGGGTTTTGTAGACGCGATTCTGGGCAAGGCGCCCTCGGTTACGCCCGGTGAACTGGGCCGGAAGGCTATTGCGATGTGCGACGCAATTGCCAAGTCCGGGCAGACCGGCAAATTCGTCTCGGTGAAACGGTACTAG
- a CDS encoding fumarylacetoacetate hydrolase family protein → MRLARILDANNKMMYAAQQKDGRLLKLEGDVTSGESRISNEDVKPSHWLPPLDPTAILCIGLNYRKHAEEGGQPIPEYPVLFMKNPAAATGHKEPIKLPDVCREEVDYEAELAVVIGKPAYNVPKAEALSYVLGYTCSNDVSARIWQSKLGGTQWCRGKGFDTFAPLGPVLVTPDEVPNANALAIKAFLNGEIMQSSNTKDMIFDVPTL, encoded by the coding sequence ATGAGATTAGCACGCATTTTGGACGCGAATAACAAGATGATGTATGCCGCACAGCAGAAGGATGGCCGTCTGCTTAAGCTCGAGGGAGACGTGACTTCCGGCGAATCGCGCATCTCGAACGAAGACGTCAAGCCCAGCCACTGGCTTCCGCCCTTGGACCCGACGGCCATCCTGTGCATCGGCTTGAACTACCGGAAACATGCCGAGGAAGGAGGACAGCCCATCCCCGAGTATCCCGTGCTGTTCATGAAGAACCCTGCCGCGGCGACCGGTCACAAGGAGCCGATCAAGTTGCCGGATGTGTGCAGGGAAGAGGTCGATTACGAGGCCGAACTGGCCGTGGTCATCGGCAAACCCGCATACAACGTGCCGAAAGCGGAAGCTCTGAGCTACGTCCTCGGTTACACCTGCAGCAACGACGTATCCGCGCGCATCTGGCAGTCGAAACTCGGGGGGACGCAATGGTGCCGCGGCAAGGGATTTGACACCTTTGCGCCGCTCGGCCCAGTTCTGGTTACCCCGGATGAAGTCCCCAATGCCAACGCGCTCGCCATCAAGGCCTTCCTGAACGGCGAGATCATGCAATCCTCGAATACGAAGGACATGATCTTCGATGTGCCGACCCT
- a CDS encoding Gfo/Idh/MocA family oxidoreductase, translating into MSGQKHSLGVGLIGSGFMGHTYARAVSTLVEGAHLAGVATGSRAPDLATEYGVPFYDTYEALAASPDVDLVCVGTPHAQHAEHALAAIQAGKHVLIDKPMATTLEDCDAIAAEATARNLKCSVMFTQRNRVGVRAAIELITSGRVGRVMHIRTCQMVPNGMHAVPKWQMKPENAGLLLGHGIHNFDLLRVLTGSEFGSVFAKCRTMTGAPVEGTTDAIVTMKDGTIHYVFCSFELPKPGFPRSEFAARVICEEGLIDIDPYDETRVACGGRGWESLAKQPPIDWAGQGYLDPNRLQTYAATVQDLVNAVHEEREPRVTAWDGRQAVAAALAAYESSKLGRDVAVR; encoded by the coding sequence ATGAGCGGGCAAAAGCACTCTCTTGGCGTGGGATTGATCGGCTCGGGGTTCATGGGCCACACGTATGCGCGGGCCGTGTCTACCCTCGTCGAAGGCGCCCACCTTGCCGGTGTTGCAACAGGCAGCCGGGCCCCGGACTTGGCCACGGAATACGGCGTCCCGTTCTACGACACATACGAGGCTCTCGCAGCCAGCCCTGACGTCGATCTCGTCTGCGTAGGAACACCCCACGCTCAACACGCTGAACACGCCCTGGCGGCGATTCAAGCCGGAAAACACGTGCTCATCGACAAACCCATGGCCACGACCCTCGAGGATTGTGACGCCATAGCCGCCGAAGCCACAGCACGCAACCTCAAATGCTCGGTGATGTTCACTCAGCGTAACCGGGTTGGTGTTCGCGCAGCTATCGAACTGATAACCTCCGGCCGCGTCGGCCGCGTCATGCACATCCGCACCTGCCAGATGGTGCCCAACGGTATGCATGCGGTCCCCAAATGGCAGATGAAGCCGGAAAATGCCGGACTCCTCCTTGGCCACGGCATCCACAACTTCGACCTGCTCCGGGTCCTGACCGGCAGCGAGTTCGGCTCGGTGTTCGCGAAGTGCCGCACCATGACCGGCGCGCCTGTAGAGGGGACGACCGATGCAATCGTGACCATGAAGGACGGAACGATCCACTACGTATTCTGTTCGTTCGAACTGCCCAAGCCCGGCTTCCCGAGAAGCGAATTCGCCGCGCGTGTCATTTGCGAAGAAGGGCTTATCGATATTGATCCGTATGATGAGACCCGGGTGGCCTGCGGCGGCCGGGGATGGGAATCGCTGGCGAAGCAGCCGCCCATCGATTGGGCCGGGCAAGGCTATCTCGACCCGAACCGGCTTCAGACCTATGCTGCGACGGTCCAGGATCTCGTGAATGCCGTCCATGAAGAGCGGGAGCCGCGGGTGACGGCATGGGATGGGCGGCAGGCCGTGGCTGCGGCGCTGGCAGCGTACGAGTCCAGCAAACTGGGGCGGGATGTTGCGGTCAGGTGA
- a CDS encoding peptide chain release factor-like protein has protein sequence MAKFGVTPRKEAELERRMAACGVRESDLEERFVSSSGPGGQHVNRSATCVQLKHSPTGIEVKMQKARSQGLNRFYARRRLCELIEAREMGERSPEALRQAKLRKQKARRRRKTREFRGHNT, from the coding sequence ATGGCAAAGTTCGGCGTCACACCGCGGAAAGAAGCAGAACTCGAGCGCCGCATGGCCGCATGCGGCGTGCGGGAATCCGACCTCGAAGAACGCTTTGTATCCTCCAGCGGCCCGGGAGGCCAGCATGTCAACCGCTCGGCGACCTGCGTCCAACTCAAGCATTCGCCCACGGGCATCGAAGTGAAGATGCAAAAGGCGCGGTCTCAGGGTCTCAACCGTTTTTACGCCCGCCGCCGCCTCTGCGAACTCATCGAAGCCCGCGAAATGGGGGAGAGGAGCCCCGAAGCCCTGAGACAGGCCAAACTCCGCAAACAAAAGGCCCGCCGCCGCCGGAAGACGCGTGAATTTCGGGGACACAATACGTAA
- a CDS encoding acyltransferase, whose translation MKPFVRAWRTWWHGRKFAKKGAHCRFPARFLEVDGHVELGDDCRFRNNVILRTKGEGKIIFGTRSGCSYFCFLEATKLIKIGDFTGLAEFAVVRDTNHMVLGTSAHWRLTPYIAEPIVIGNCVLITSRVYIGPGVAIGDGAVIAPNSVVTKDVGPLEVWGGSPARRIAHRTEGLVARMMQHKYGHLLEEFGLNRERYFEDMERASEQAADGINRAAIERDRIKAELSSAKGSRDIEE comes from the coding sequence ATGAAACCGTTTGTTCGCGCGTGGCGCACGTGGTGGCACGGCCGCAAATTCGCCAAGAAAGGGGCGCATTGCCGCTTTCCGGCAAGGTTCCTCGAAGTCGACGGGCATGTCGAGCTGGGCGACGATTGCCGATTCCGAAACAACGTCATTCTCCGCACAAAGGGCGAGGGCAAGATCATTTTTGGGACACGCTCGGGCTGCAGCTACTTCTGCTTTCTCGAGGCGACCAAACTCATCAAAATCGGCGATTTTACCGGGCTGGCCGAGTTCGCGGTGGTCCGCGACACCAACCACATGGTTCTCGGGACCTCTGCTCACTGGCGGCTCACCCCCTATATTGCGGAGCCTATCGTGATAGGCAACTGCGTGCTCATTACCAGCCGGGTCTATATCGGACCCGGCGTTGCGATTGGTGACGGAGCCGTTATCGCACCCAATAGCGTAGTCACGAAGGACGTCGGCCCGCTCGAGGTCTGGGGGGGCAGTCCCGCACGGAGAATCGCCCACCGCACGGAGGGCCTCGTTGCCAGGATGATGCAACACAAGTATGGCCACTTGCTCGAAGAATTCGGGCTTAACCGCGAGCGGTATTTCGAAGATATGGAACGTGCCAGTGAACAGGCCGCCGACGGCATCAACCGTGCCGCGATAGAGCGGGACCGGATCAAGGCCGAACTGTCTTCAGCGAAAGGTTCCCGGGACATCGAGGAGTAG
- a CDS encoding DUF434 domain-containing protein, producing MPPQEGHRGRHPRDNALFAPKWIPLLRSAVQDMSFLLTRRYAETAALKLVGDHYQLTTRHRRAVLRASCSDQSLEHRRSHEVCTRALRGQPMVIDGYNLLIAAESILSGGVLLRGRDGCVRDMASVHGSYRKVVETGAAIRLIGAVLETCAPAPVCWFFDKPVSNSGRLKEMMIAIAKESGWDWDIRLINQVDATVASSDAIAVSSDGWILDRANRWCNVTDLLLERANAAGQVIDLRQEPQTQPGSRNVPSEE from the coding sequence GTGCCGCCGCAGGAGGGACACAGAGGCAGGCATCCCCGCGATAACGCGTTGTTCGCCCCCAAATGGATTCCCCTGCTCCGCAGCGCCGTTCAAGACATGTCGTTCCTGCTCACACGCCGGTATGCGGAGACCGCCGCGCTCAAGCTCGTGGGCGATCACTATCAACTGACCACGCGGCACCGCCGGGCGGTATTGCGCGCATCATGTTCCGACCAATCGCTCGAGCATCGCCGCAGCCACGAGGTTTGCACCCGGGCATTGCGCGGCCAGCCCATGGTTATCGATGGCTACAACCTGCTCATTGCCGCAGAGAGCATCCTTTCCGGCGGCGTGCTGCTTCGCGGACGCGATGGCTGTGTACGCGACATGGCAAGCGTCCATGGCTCGTACCGCAAGGTTGTCGAGACCGGCGCCGCGATCCGGCTGATCGGCGCGGTCCTGGAGACATGCGCCCCTGCCCCGGTCTGCTGGTTCTTTGACAAGCCGGTCTCCAACAGCGGCCGCCTTAAGGAGATGATGATTGCTATTGCGAAAGAATCAGGATGGGACTGGGATATCCGGCTCATTAACCAAGTGGACGCGACGGTGGCCTCCAGCGATGCCATAGCCGTCTCCTCGGATGGCTGGATTCTGGACCGGGCGAACCGATGGTGCAACGTGACAGACCTGCTGCTGGAACGCGCCAACGCTGCCGGTCAGGTCATTGATCTGCGTCAGGAACCGCAGACACAGCCCGGTTCCAGGAACGTACCGAGTGAGGAATGA
- a CDS encoding carbohydrate-binding family 9-like protein translates to MTYSRSLAAAMLIFTFLTFAAYAGETIDGKPVYVAKRAPAPPALSGDWAGAVWKEANTLRVTHFLPKLENGLEDSGHRPDTRARVLYDAKGLYVHFRVKDQYVRSITTAYRGPVWEDAAVEFFVQPKAARGYFNFEINCGGAMLLSYHENPEWKGESLRPGGGVPWELASKVKIFHSMPETVEPEIAGPVTWHIEYFIPFELFEEYLGPLGGVAGQTWRANFYKIAETNSHPHFGAWSKIEEGNSFHQPEFFGYLRFEDSASSKAGGVSRE, encoded by the coding sequence ATGACTTACTCGAGATCCCTGGCTGCCGCCATGCTCATCTTCACCTTCCTGACCTTTGCGGCATACGCGGGCGAGACCATCGACGGTAAACCGGTCTATGTGGCCAAACGGGCCCCTGCGCCGCCCGCATTGTCGGGTGATTGGGCCGGAGCGGTCTGGAAGGAAGCCAACACGCTTCGGGTAACACACTTCCTGCCCAAGCTGGAGAATGGGCTCGAGGACAGCGGCCACCGGCCCGATACAAGGGCGAGAGTGCTCTACGATGCCAAGGGACTCTACGTGCATTTCCGCGTCAAAGATCAATATGTGCGCTCCATCACCACAGCGTATCGCGGGCCGGTGTGGGAAGATGCCGCGGTCGAGTTCTTCGTGCAGCCGAAAGCGGCTCGGGGGTATTTCAACTTCGAGATCAACTGCGGGGGCGCCATGCTGCTTTCCTACCACGAGAATCCGGAGTGGAAAGGCGAAAGCCTGCGTCCTGGCGGAGGCGTCCCCTGGGAACTCGCCTCAAAAGTGAAGATATTTCATTCCATGCCCGAAACGGTCGAGCCCGAAATCGCCGGGCCGGTGACATGGCATATCGAGTACTTCATCCCATTCGAACTGTTCGAAGAATACCTGGGGCCATTGGGCGGCGTCGCGGGGCAGACCTGGCGCGCAAACTTCTACAAGATCGCCGAGACCAACTCGCATCCGCATTTCGGGGCATGGTCGAAGATAGAGGAAGGGAATTCCTTTCATCAACCGGAATTCTTCGGCTATCTGCGCTTTGAAGACTCGGCCTCTAGCAAGGCCGGCGGCGTTTCCCGCGAGTAA
- a CDS encoding CDP-alcohol phosphatidyltransferase family protein — MEHSNRSRGRITAAWLVHGLTASGAVAGLLALVAIPCGDYKTAFLWMAVAIIIDSVDGFLARVAGVKEFAPLLDGALLDNLVDYFTYVIVPAVFIVYSDVVAQDTRILTAIAITFASTYQFSQRDAKTDGHYFKGFPSYWNVTVFYLHVLVWPQWISAAILWVLAAAVFIPVKYLYPSRAQRLRTLTLSLTCLWGACMVWLVVSYPRDPWALRYWSLLYIAYYFGASIFLTFTRGKRRRPC, encoded by the coding sequence ATGGAGCATAGCAATCGTTCAAGGGGCCGCATTACCGCGGCGTGGCTGGTGCATGGGTTGACGGCTTCCGGGGCCGTAGCGGGTCTGCTCGCTCTGGTTGCGATCCCTTGCGGGGACTACAAGACAGCGTTCCTGTGGATGGCTGTCGCGATTATCATTGATTCGGTCGACGGGTTTTTGGCGCGCGTGGCCGGGGTGAAGGAATTCGCGCCCTTGCTGGATGGCGCGTTGCTCGACAACCTTGTCGATTACTTCACGTATGTGATTGTGCCGGCCGTGTTCATCGTGTACAGCGATGTCGTCGCGCAGGACACTCGTATCCTGACGGCCATCGCCATCACGTTCGCGTCGACATATCAGTTCTCCCAGAGGGACGCCAAAACCGACGGCCATTATTTCAAAGGCTTCCCCTCGTACTGGAACGTGACCGTGTTTTATCTGCACGTGCTGGTCTGGCCTCAATGGATAAGCGCGGCGATCTTGTGGGTGCTGGCGGCGGCGGTGTTCATCCCGGTGAAATACCTCTATCCGAGCCGCGCGCAACGTTTGCGCACCTTGACGTTGAGCCTGACCTGTTTGTGGGGCGCGTGCATGGTGTGGCTCGTCGTGTCCTATCCGCGGGATCCATGGGCCTTGCGGTATTGGTCACTGCTCTATATTGCATACTACTTCGGGGCAAGCATTTTCTTGACGTTTACTCGCGGGAAACGCCGCCGGCCTTGCTAG
- a CDS encoding DUF2905 domain-containing protein, whose protein sequence is MDAASIGKWIVVAGLGLVVAGGAVWLLAKTGVPLGRLPGDIHVQGERSSFHFPIVTCIVVSIVLTVILNIVARFCGK, encoded by the coding sequence GTGGACGCCGCATCGATTGGAAAATGGATTGTCGTGGCCGGCCTTGGGCTTGTCGTGGCTGGCGGCGCGGTCTGGCTGCTCGCGAAGACGGGCGTCCCTTTAGGACGTCTCCCGGGCGATATCCATGTGCAAGGGGAGCGGTCTTCGTTCCACTTCCCAATAGTCACGTGCATTGTGGTCAGCATCGTGCTCACCGTTATTCTGAACATCGTGGCCAGGTTTTGCGGCAAATAG